From Medicago truncatula cultivar Jemalong A17 chromosome 7, MtrunA17r5.0-ANR, whole genome shotgun sequence, a single genomic window includes:
- the LOC11429775 gene encoding heavy metal-associated isoprenylated plant protein 35: MEATETRPELVVVQEAPPPLPPEEQQLQPLMCKSCTLRVSIHCQGCMRKVKKVLQSIDGVYQTTIDLKQQKVEVKGTVDTDTLIKILTQTGKRAELWPDTEPIKKKKKKKKKKKKPKPENGQNTDQKQSDGESSDEGNQTDGGNENEAVKVVVAATEGGSGGGWPPGRGGVQFQEIKPEVRHVTSFPAGNQLPVAEKKVTMAMENAGLNDGGYRRNRIYYQGQRGNSEGLNVTFEPPPSGGDWNQNQMHGHGPCGPGSGPGQVSFMGPPPNESPPRNQYAPHYHHAPASPTVCGGNYLHTAYPTSMRYGASYCTSLSQPYSYAYTHQSNDFDESESYTYTTSSRSRTSNSFELFSDENPNACSVM; encoded by the exons ATGGAAGCAACAGAAACAAGACCCGAACTAGTAGTTGTTCAAGAAGCACCACCACCTCTACCACCAGAAGAACAACAATTACAACCTCTCATGTGCAAG AGCTGTACGTTAAGAGTCTCCATTCATTGTCAAGGTTGCATGAGAAAAGTCAAAAAAGTCCTCCAAAGCATAGATG GTGTTTATCAAACAACTATTGATTTGAAGCAACAAAAAGTAGAAGTAAAGGGGACTGTCGACACCGATACACTGATTAAGATACTAACACAAACCGGTAAACGAGCTGAGTTATGGCCTGATACAGAaccaatcaaaaagaaaaagaaaaagaaaaagaaaaagaagaaaccaAAACCAGAGAACGGTCAAAATACAGATCAGAAACAGAGTGATGGAGAAAGCAGTGATGAAGGTAACCAAACCGATGGTGGCAACGAAAACGAAGCTGTTAaggttgttgttgctgctacCGAAGGTGGTAGTGGTGGTGGATGGCCACCCGGAAGAGGCGGTGTACAATTTCAAGAAATAAAGCCAGAGGTGAGACATGTTACGAGTTTTCCAGCCGGTAACCAGTTACCGGTTGCAGAGAAAAAAGTTACAATGGCCATGGAGAATGCAGGGTTAAACGACGGTGGATACAGAAGGAATAGAATTTACTATCAGGGGCAAAGAGGGAATAGTGAAGGTTTAAATGTTACTTTCGAACCTCCTCCTTCCGGTGGTGATTGGAATCAGAATCAGATGCATGGACATGGGCCTTGTGGACCTGGGTCTGGCCCAGGACAAGTTTCATTTATGGGCCCACCACCTAATGAGAGTCCACCACGGAATCAATACGCACCGCATTATCATCACGCACCAGCATCTCCTACGGTGTGTGGTGGAAACTACTTACATACGGCGTATCCTACTTCTATGAGATACGGTGCATCGTATTGTACCTCGTTGTCACAACCGTATTCATACGCTTATACGCATCAAAGTAATGATTTTGATGAGTCGGAATCTTATACTTATACTACATCATCACGTTCACGT
- the LOC11434624 gene encoding respiratory burst oxidase homolog protein B, which produces MEISQERENHHQEIWSETESNGSRSTRVGFSGSLSGPLSGPLVSNNKKKSSKKSARFSDEVDQDYVEITLDVRDDTVSVQNIRGGDSETALLASRLEKRPSTLSVKLKQVSQELKRMTSSKKFDRVDRAKSGAARALKGLKFMTKNVGTDRGWSQVEKRFDELEVDGKLPKTRFSQCIGMNESKDFAGELFDALARRRGITSASITKDELRQFWEQITDQSFDSRLQTFFDMVDKNADGRISEDEVKEIITLSASANKLSKLQERAEEYAALIMEELDPDNLGFIELHNLEMLLLQAPAQSTHMHTDSRVLSQMLSQKLVPTKEYNPIKRSLRSLNYFIEDNWKRIWVIALWLSICAALFTWKFIQYKNRSAFRVMGYCVTIAKGAAETLKFNMALILMPVCRNTITWLRSKTKLGVVVPFDDNINFHKVIAFGIAIGVGLHAISHLTCDFPRLLHATDAEYVPMKKFFGDHRPNNYWWFVKGTEGWTGIVMVVLMAIAFTLAQPWFRRNKLKLPPLLKKLTGFNAFWYSHHLFVIVYALLIVHGYFLYLSKKWYKKTTWMYLAIPMIIYACERLLRAFRSGYKSVKILKVAVYPGNVLALHVSKPQGFKYHSGQYIFVNCADVSPFQWHPFSITSAPGDDYVSVHIRTAGDWTSQLKAVFAKACQPASGDQSGLLRADMLQGNNIPRMPKLLIDGPYGAPAQDYKDYEVILLVGLGIGATPLISILKDVLNNMKQQKDIEQGVVESGVKNNKRKPFATNRAYFYWVTREQGSFEWFKGVMDEIADYDKDGLIELHNYCTSVYEEGDARSALITMLQSLHHAKSGVDIVSGTRVKTHFARPNWRTVFKHTALKHPGKRVGVFYCGAAGLVGQLKSLSLDFSRKTNTKFEFHKENF; this is translated from the exons ATGGAGATTAGTCAAGAGAGAGAGAATCATCATCAAGAAATATGGTCGGAGACGGAGAGTAACGGAAGCAGAAGCACGAGAGTAGGCTTCAGTGGATCTCTAAGCGGACCTTTAAGCGGTCCGTTAGTTTCcaacaacaagaagaaaagCAGTAAGAAAAGCGCCAGGTTCAGTGATGAGGTGGATCAGGATTACGTGGAGATTACACTTGACGTTCGCGATGACACCGTTTCGGTCCAGAATATTCGAGGCGGTGATTCTGAAACGGCGTTACTGGCTAGCCGTTTGGAGAAACGTCCGTCAACTTTGTCCGTTAAACTTAAGCAGGTTTCGCAGGAACTGAAACGCATGACTTCTTCAAAGAAGTTCGATAGGGTTGATAGGGCGAAATCTGGTGCTGCTCGTGCACTGAAAGGACTTAAGTTTATGACCAAAAACGTTGGTACTGATCGTGGTTGGTCTCAGGTGGAGAAGCGATTTGATGAATTGGAAGTTGATGGAAAACTCCCCAAAACGCGCTTCAGCCAGTGCATAG GAATGAACGAGTCAAAGGATTTTGCTGGTGAGTTATTTGATGCATTGGCTCGTCGCCGGGGGATAACATCAGCTTCCATAACCAAGGATGAACTGCGCCAATTTTGGGAACAAATTACGGACCAAAGCTTTGATTCAAGACTGCAGACCTTCTTTGATAT GGTGGACAAGAATGCTGACGGGAGAATCTCGGAAGACGAAGTTAAAGAG ATTATTACCTTAAGTGCTTCTGCTAACAAGCTGTCAAAACTACAAGAACGCGCGGAAGAATACGCTGCTCTAATCATGGAGGAGTTGGATCCAGACAACCTTGGATTTATTGAG TTACACAACTTGGAAATGCTTCTTTTGCAAGCTCCAGCACAGTCAACCCACATGCACACAGATAGTAGAGTTTTGAGTCAAATGTTGAGCCAGAAACTAGTTCCTACCAAAGAGTACAACCCCATCAAGCGTAGTTTACGATCATTGAACTACTTCATCGAAGATAATTGGAAACGAATTTGGGTTATAGCACTCTGGCTTTCCATTTGTGCTGCCCTTTTCACATGGAAATTCATTCAATACAAGAATCGTTCTGCGTTTCGTGTCATGGGATATTGTGTCACAATAGCAAAGGGTGCTGCTGAGACTCTCAAGTTCAACATGGCATTAATTTTAATGCCTGTTTGTAGAAACACCATCACTTGGCTCAGAAGCAAGACCAAATTAGGAGTTGTTGTTCCCTTTGATGATAACATCAACTTTCACAAG GTGATAGCTTTTGGCATTGCAATTGGTGTAGGGTTACATGCTATTTCCCATTTAACATGTGACTTCCCAAGGCTATTACATGCAACAGATGCTGAATATGTTCCcatgaagaaattttttggtGATCATAGGCCCAACAATTATTGGTGGTTTGTAAAAGGTACAGAGGGTTGGACTGGGATAGTCATGGTAGTGCTTATGGCTATAGCTTTTACTTTGGCCCAACCTTGGTTCCGAAGAAACAAGCTTAAGCTCCCTCCACTTTTGAAGAAGCTCACTGGTTTCAATGCTTTTTGGTATTCACATCACCTCTTTGTCATTGTTTATGCTCTTCTTATTGTCCATGGATACTTCTTATACCTCTCCAAGAAATGGTACAAGAAAACG ACTTGGATGTATCTTGCCATTCCTATGATAATATACGCATGTGAGCGACTACTTCGTGCTTTTAGGTCTGGCTACAAAAGTGTCAAGATTTTGAAG GTTGCAGTGTACCCCGGAAATGTGTTGGCCTTGCATGTGTCTAAACCACAAGGATTTAAGTACCACAGTGgacaatatatttttgttaattgcgCAGATGTCTCCCCATTTCAATGGCATCCTTTTTCTATTACATCAGCCCCTGGAGATGATTATGTAAGCGTTCACATTCGGACTGCGGGTGACTGGACATCACAATTGAAGGCTGTTTTCGCCAAg GCATGTCAGCCAGCAAGCGGTGACCAAAGTGGTCTTCTAAGAGCTGATATGTTACAAGGCAACAACATACCAAG GATGCCAAAGCTATTGATTGATGGACCTTATGGAGCACCAGCACAAGACTACAAAGACTATGAAGTGATCCTTCTAGTAGGTTTAGGAATTGGTGCCACCCCATTGATTAGCATACTCAAAGATGTACTAAACaacatgaaacaacaaaaagacaTAGAACAAGGAGTGGTAGAAAGTGGagttaaaaacaacaaaagaaagcCATTTGCCACGAACAGAGCCTATTTCTATTGGGTTACTCGTGAACAAGGTTCCTTTGAATGGTTTAAAGGTGTGATGGATGAAATCGCAGATTATGACAAGGATGGACTGATTGAACTTCATAATTATTGCACAAGTGTGTATGAAGAAGGAGATGCTAGATCAGCTTTGATCACTATGCTTCAATCACTTCATCATGCCAAAAGTGGTGTGGATATTGTTTCAGGGACAAGGGTTAAAACACATTTTGCTAGACCAAATTGGCGTACTGTGTTTAAACATACTGCTCTCAAACATCCTGGCAAAAGAGTTG GTGTTTTTTACTGTGGGGCGGCTGGATTGGTTGGACAACTTAAAAGTCTTTCTCTGGATTTTTCAAGGAAAACCAACACTAAATTTGAGTTTCATAAAGAGAATTTTTAG